From the Thermovirga lienii DSM 17291 genome, one window contains:
- a CDS encoding hypothetical protein (KEGG: dra:DR_1069 hypothetical protein~SPTR: Putative uncharacterized protein) encodes MGKRTYVQQGWGLRAVLVLVFVAIVIQAWALKTSDDSFPYAVLVVSAALLGFTLVFFTSIKVTLAEDALEVRMGPGLVKRCIPLSEIQSVSLTKIPWHSVGLKRIYKGWLYSVGVTEALDIRMTDGRRYIVGIKEARSLWEAINERVDMIRGNK; translated from the coding sequence TAGGGCTGTTCTTGTGCTCGTTTTCGTCGCCATTGTAATACAGGCTTGGGCACTGAAAACTTCTGATGACAGTTTTCCTTACGCAGTTTTAGTGGTCTCAGCAGCTCTTTTAGGCTTCACATTGGTGTTTTTTACTTCTATAAAGGTAACATTGGCTGAGGATGCTTTAGAGGTTCGTATGGGGCCTGGATTGGTCAAGCGCTGCATTCCTTTGTCGGAGATCCAATCGGTATCTTTAACCAAGATACCTTGGCACTCTGTGGGTTTGAAGAGGATATACAAGGGGTGGCTCTACAGCGTGGGCGTAACCGAGGCCTTGGATATACGAATGACGGATGGAAGGCGCTACATCGTGGGTATAAAGGAAGCTAGGTCTCTTTGGGAGGCTATCAACGAGAGGGTTGATATGATTCGGGGCAACAAGTAA
- a CDS encoding L-carnitine dehydratase/bile acid-inducible protein F (PFAM: CoA-transferase family III~COGs: COG1804 acyl-CoA transferase/carnitine dehydratase~InterPro IPR003673~KEGG: aoe:Clos_0876 formyl-CoA transferase~PFAM: L-carnitine dehydratase/bile acid-inducible protein F~SPTR: CAIB/BAIF family protein) — translation MISLKALEGIRILDFTRVLAGPFCTMILADLGAEVVKVERPGAGDDSRAFGPFIGEESAYFMSINRNKKSITLNLKDKRAVEIVKKMVPHFDVVVENFRPGVMDKLGLGYETLKELNPRLIYASSSGFGYTGPYSQLPAYDLIVQGMGGIMSITGPDAQHPTKVGSSIADIFAGVFCAIGILAALHHREKTDEGQMVDVAMLDCQVAILENAISRYFVTGKVPTPIGNRHPSIAPFATFKTSDGFVNIAVGNDDIWRRFCELVDRPELAKDSRFESNAARNDNWEELEPILEDIMAQDTTSAWIERLRAVGVPCGPINNIEQVVKDPQVLEREMIVEVEHPVAGSLKMPGCPIKLSKTPGKIEKPAPVLGEDNENVLGLYAGLSVEEIKTLKEENVI, via the coding sequence GTGATTTCTTTGAAGGCTTTGGAGGGCATAAGGATACTTGATTTCACGCGAGTTTTGGCTGGTCCATTCTGCACAATGATTTTAGCTGATTTGGGTGCAGAAGTTGTCAAAGTAGAAAGGCCTGGTGCAGGAGATGATTCCAGAGCCTTTGGGCCGTTCATTGGTGAGGAAAGCGCTTATTTCATGAGCATAAACAGGAACAAAAAGAGTATAACTCTGAACCTGAAGGATAAAAGGGCTGTTGAGATCGTCAAGAAGATGGTCCCCCATTTCGACGTGGTGGTGGAGAACTTCAGGCCAGGCGTCATGGATAAATTAGGGCTGGGCTACGAAACTTTGAAGGAGCTAAATCCTAGGCTTATTTACGCTTCTTCCAGCGGTTTTGGATATACAGGGCCTTATTCCCAGCTTCCTGCTTATGACCTTATAGTTCAAGGAATGGGGGGAATCATGAGCATCACGGGACCTGACGCTCAACACCCTACCAAGGTAGGAAGTTCCATCGCAGATATTTTTGCAGGGGTATTTTGTGCCATTGGAATACTTGCTGCTCTCCATCACCGTGAAAAGACGGACGAAGGTCAGATGGTCGATGTCGCCATGCTTGACTGTCAGGTTGCCATATTGGAGAACGCCATATCCCGTTACTTTGTGACAGGTAAGGTTCCCACTCCCATAGGAAATAGGCATCCTTCCATTGCTCCTTTCGCTACATTCAAAACCAGTGACGGCTTCGTAAACATCGCTGTGGGGAACGACGACATTTGGAGGCGTTTCTGTGAGCTGGTGGATCGTCCCGAACTGGCGAAGGACAGCCGTTTCGAAAGTAACGCAGCGAGGAATGACAATTGGGAGGAGTTGGAGCCAATTCTTGAAGATATAATGGCCCAAGATACCACTTCGGCCTGGATAGAGAGGCTGCGGGCTGTCGGGGTGCCTTGTGGGCCCATCAACAACATAGAGCAGGTCGTAAAGGATCCACAAGTACTCGAGAGGGAAATGATAGTGGAAGTAGAACATCCTGTCGCAGGCAGCTTGAAGATGCCTGGTTGTCCCATTAAGCTGTCAAAGACCCCTGGCAAGATAGAAAAACCTGCTCCAGTTCTCGGAGAGGACAATGAAAATGTTTTAGGTCTTTACGCTGGTTTGTCCGTTGAGGAAATAAAGACCTTAAAAGAGGAGAATGTTATATAA